One segment of Clarias gariepinus isolate MV-2021 ecotype Netherlands chromosome 6, CGAR_prim_01v2, whole genome shotgun sequence DNA contains the following:
- the wdsub1 gene encoding WD repeat, SAM and U-box domain-containing protein 1: MVSLICTVQGHRDDVNCCAFSAALLATCSADKTVRLYSTQDFTELPFSPLSGHGYGVHCCCFSPCGQYLASCSTDATTVVWNTGSGEIEAVLEHPGRSPVRVCAFSPDSSCLISGASDGSVALWDFPSRTLRRTGGVPDTTMVACSFSPCGQLFATGSTYGDLRIWDLSMNQLQAEKYAHDLGVTCCQFAPQIMTDKPGRMVQFRLASCGQDSLLKIWLVSQNFSRGCKMQLVHTLSGQMSPVLCCAYSADGQLLVSGSMDKTVAVYEAIGGVLLYTLNQHERYVTACAFSPIAPLIAAGSMDKTVTVWRVEDGCSTQGAGPEGKCLPDEVPCGSQEAGRKWAGHSRLTVSDWSEDDVSAWLREEGLEGVVDTFRANNIDGAELLSLSKESLSSELRIESLGLRSKIMRKIEELKVAPVSDGVPDEFLCPITHEVMKDPVIAADGYSYERDAIESWIKTKSRSSPMTNLPLQTTLLTPNRTLKMAICRWTSSQ, translated from the exons ATGGTGTCTCTGATCTGTACGGTCCAAGGACACCGTGATGATGTGAACTGCTGCGCCTTCTCCGCCGCGCTCCTTGCCACCTGCTCGGCGGATAAAACCGTGCGACTCTACTCCACCCAGGACTTCACCGAGCTCCCGTTCTCGCCGCTCTCGGGCCACGGGTACGGCGTGCACTGCTGCTGCTTCAGCCCGTGCGGCCAGTACCTGGCGTCCTGCTCCACCGACGCCACCACGGTGGTGTGGAACACGGGCAGCGGGGAGATCGAGGCCGTGCTCGAGCATCCGGGCAGAAGTCCGGTCAGGGTGTGCGCCTTCTCGCCCGACTCCTCCTGTCTGATCTCAGGGGCGTCAGACGGCTCCGTGGCTCTGTGGGATTTCCCATCCAGAACTCTGCGCAG GACCGGCGGCGTTCCCGACACTACCATGGTGGCGTGTTCCTTCAGTCCGTGCGGTCAGCTGTTCGCTACAGGGTCCACGTATGGAGACCTGCGTATCTGGGACCTGAGCATGAACCAGCTGCAGGCTGAGAAGTACGCCCACGACCTCGGGGTCACCTGCTGCCAGTTTGCTCCGCAGATCATGACCG ATAAACCGGGCCGTATGGTGCAGTTCCGCTTGGCCTCCTGCGGTCAGGACAGCTTGCTGAAGATCTGGTTGGTTTCTCAGAACTTCTCCAGAG GTTGTAAGAtgcagctggtacacacactgTCGGGTCAGATGTCTCCAGTCCTGTGCTGTGCCTACTCTGCAGACGGACAGCTGTTAGTCtctgg GTCGATGGATAAGACTGTGGCGGTTTATGAAGCA ATTGGTGGAGTCCTGCTCTATACTCTGAATCAGCACGAGag GTACGTGACGGCATGCGCGTTCTCCCCGATCGCCCCCCTCATAGCGGCGGGTTCCATGGACAAAACGGTGACCGTGTGGCGGGTGGAGGACGGCTGCAGCACTCAGG GTGCTGGACCTGAGGGCAAATGTcttccag ATGAAGTTCCTTGCGGCTCACAGGAAGCAG GCAGAAAGTGGGCGGGTCATTCCAGGCTGACGGTGAGCGATTGGTCGGAGGACGATGTGTCGGCATGGTTACGGGAGGAGGGCCTAGAGGGTGTCGTCGACACGTTCAGGGCCAACAACATCGATGGAGCGGAACTGCTCTCGCTCAGCAAGGAGAGCCTTAGCTCGGAGCTTCGTATAG AGTCGCTGGGTTTGCGCAGTAAAATCATGCGGAAGATCGAGGAGCTGAAGGTGGCGCCGGTATCAGACGGCGTTCCTGACGAGTTCCTCTGCCCCATCACGCACGAGGTCATGAAGGACCCCGTCATCGCTGCAG ATGGCTACTCCTACGAGCGCGACGCCATCGAGAGCTGGATCAAGACCAAGAGCCGCTCGAGCCCCATGACCAACCTGCCTCTGCAGACCACGCTGCTTACCCCCAACCGCACCCTCAAAATGGCCATCTGTCGCTGGACCAGCAGCCAGTGA